In the Styela clava chromosome 8, kaStyClav1.hap1.2, whole genome shotgun sequence genome, one interval contains:
- the LOC120345558 gene encoding adenylate kinase 8-like: MDTSKKPLRIPPEFGVYAEEHEIFDMYKRLLSQVIVEKPDDPIQFMIDWLKRDSSDTTKIVVVGPPWSGKTCISTTLSKQINSVLVTEQEILSDELSEHSKKANALLAEKKPVPDTLWVQMIRDRVKRKDCLRRGFILEGFPRNRSQAYALQSYGIMPTHAIILDAPDVVLMERQGGKRVDPITGDVYHTTFDWPQDVNIQARLIEPDKMSETDTKERLDEYNRNADGISNTYAKVCKKLNADQPKVDVLAQAISFINTRQRSEAAHTPRIVLIGPTGSGKSVVAAQLAQKYNIVDVSCGLLIKQQVADETRLGEAVRQYVEEEQKPPNNLVSKILSDRLTQLDATTRGWVLHGYPLTREQAENLTDSGLKPNRVYFLDIPDDVIVERLCYRLTDPISGERYHTLFNPPRTADVKARCVQNPKDKEETVRSRLEDYHVYSEDLTEYYRDDGSVRINADQDPHTVFEFVDSILVNPLPRKLGKD, encoded by the coding sequence ATGGATACTAGTAAAAAGCCATTACGAATACCTCCAGAATTTGGAGTGTACGCAGAAGAACATGAAATATTCGATATGTACAAACGCCTTCTCAGTCAAGTAATAGTTGAAAAACCTGATGATCCCATTCAGTTCATGATAGACTGGCTTAAAAGAGACAGCAGTGACACGACTAAAATCGTGGTCGTTGGCCCACCTTGGAGCGGAAAGACATGTATAAGTACAACTCTAAGCAAGCAAATCAACTCAGTGCTTGTAACAGAACAGGAAATACTGTCAGATGAACTTTCAGAACATTCCAAGAAGGCAAATGCATTGCTCGCAGAAAAGAAGCCAGTTCCAGACACATTATGGGTTCAAATGATCAGAGACAGAGTAAAAAGAAAAGACTGCTTGCGCAGAGGATTTATCTTGGAGGGATTTCCAAGAAATAGATCCCAAGCGTACGCACTCCAAAGTTATGGAATAATGCCAACACATGCTATCATATTGGATGCACCTGATGTGGTTTTAATGGAACGCCAAGGTGGTAAACGAGTTGATCCCATAACTGGTGATGTTTATCACACAACTTTTGATTGGCCACAAGATGTTAATATTCAAGCCAGACTGATTGAGCCAGACAAGATGTCAGAGACAGACACAAAAGAAAGGCTAGATGAATATAATAGAAATGCTGATGGAATTTCAAACACATACGCAAAAGTTTGCAAGAAGTTGAATGCTGATCAACCGAAAGTGGATGTTCTTGCTCAAGCAATCTCTTTCATTAATACTCGTCAACGATCCGAAGCCGCTCATACACCAAGGATTGTTTTAATTGGTCCAACAGGCAGTGGCAAAAGTGTTGTGGCAGCACAACTTgctcaaaaatataatattgttgaTGTGTCTTGTGGATTACTGATTAAACAGCAAGTTGCAGATGAGACAAGACTAGGAGAAGCAGTCAGGCAATATGTCGAAGAAGAACAAAAACCTCCAAACAATCTTGTTAGCAAGATACTTTCTGATAGGTTAACACAACTTGATGCTACTACAAGAGGTTGGGTCTTACATGGCTACCCACTCACAAGAGAACAAGCAGAAAACTTGACCGATAGTGGTTTGAAACCGAATAGAGTATACTTTTTAGACATACCAGATGACGTAATTGTAGAACGATTGTGTTACCGCTTGACAGATCCGATAAGTGGTGAAAGATACCACACTCTTTTTAATCCTCCTCGAACTGCTGATGTAAAAGCTCGTTGTGTGCAAAATCCCAAGGATAAAGAGGAAACAGTTCGTTCAAGACTGGAAGACTATCACGTGTATTCTGAAGATTTGACTGAATATTATAGAGATGATGGTTCAGTGAGGATTAATGCTGATCAGGATCCTCACACTGTCTTTGAATTTGTTGATAGTATTCTGGTTAATCCATTACCAAGAAAGCTCGGAAAAGACTAA
- the LOC120345559 gene encoding eukaryotic translation initiation factor 3 subunit E-like has protein sequence MAEYDLTSKIGCYLDRHLVFPLLEFLSERDIFDERDLHKGKIDLLSNTNMVDFAVDVYKTLYPGEEAPAHLTEKRLEVVGLLKSHTTKTMPIVEIFNNPEVSKQVETVRDGKQLFEYLETNHAFRLEDLDSLYDYAKFQYECGNYSGAAEYLYFHRVLVSPTDKHAMDTLWGKLASEILMQNWDTAWEDLHRLRETIDANTIATPLQLLQQRTWLIHWSLFVFFNHAKGKDEIIELFLYQLPYLNAIQTMCPWILRYLTTAVITSKRRRQVLKDLVRVIQQETYTYRDPVTEFIECLYIHFDFDRAQEKLRECETVLANDFFLIACLDEFIENARLFIFETFCRIHQCISIDMLAEKLNMSSEDAERWIVNLIRNAHLDAKIDSKLGHVMMGTQAVSPYEQVIEKTKNLAFRSQMLSTNVERRLTKEKSSNESAVPHWAGGPKEGW, from the exons atggctGAATATGATCTCACATCAAAAATTGGTTGTTATTTGGATCGCCACTTGGTGTTTCCATTATTGGAATTTTTATCTGAACGAGACATATTTGATGAAAGGGATTTGCACAAAGGAAAAATTGATCTTCTGAGCAACACAAACATGGTGGATTTCGCAGTGGATGTTTATAAAACTTTGTATCCTGGCGAG GAGGCTCCTGCTCATCTAACAGAGAAAAGATTAGAAGTTGTCGGCTTATTAAAATCTCATACTACAAAAACTATGCCTATCGTTGAGATTTTCAATAACCCGGAAGTCAGTAAACAG GTCGAAACTGTCAGAGACGGAAAACAACTTTTTGAATATCTGGAAACAAACCATGCATTTAGGCTCGAAGACTTAGATTCTTTATATGATTATGCCAAGTTCCAGTATGAATGTGGTAACTATTCAG gtGCTGCTGAATACCTATATTTTCATAGAGTTCTTGTAAGTCCGACAGATAAACATGCGATGGATACTTTGTGGGGGAAACTGGCTAGTGAAATATTGATGCAGAATTGGGATACAGCTTGGGAAGATTTGCATAGATTGCGAGAAACAATAGATGCAAACACAATAGCTACTCCTCTGCAG CTACTCCAGCAGAGGACATGGCTGATCCATTGGtctttgtttgtatttttcaatcATGCTAAGGGCAAAGATGAAATCATTGAACTTTTTCTCTATCAACTACCTTACTTAAATGCTATTCAAACCATGTGTCCCTGGATACTTCGTTATCTCACAACAGCAGTTATCACAAGTAAAAGGAGAAGACAG GTTTTGAAAGATCTTGTTCGTGTAATTCAACAAGAGACCTACACATACCGTGACCCAGTCACTGAATTTATTGAATGTCTTTAcattcattttgattttgatcGTGCTCAAGAAAAACTGAGGGAATGTGAGACTGTATTGGCAAACGATTTCTTCCTCATTGCTTGTCTTGATGAGTTCATAGAAAATGCAAGATtgttcattttcgaaacattTTGCCGTATTCATCAG TGCATTAGCATTGATATGCTGGCAGAGAAACTCAACATGAGTTCGGAAGATGCAGAGAGATGGATTGTGAATCTAATCAGAAATGCTCACTTGGATGCTAAAATAGACTCCAAACTGGGCCATGTCATGATGGGAACACAAGCAGTGTCACCATATGAGCAG GTTATAGAGAAAACTAAGAATTTGGCTTTTCGAAGTCAAATGCTCTCTACCAATGTAGAGAGAAGACTGACAAAGGAAAAAAGTTCCAATGAAAGTGCA GTTCCACATTGGGCTGGTGGTCCAAAAGAAGGGTGGTGA
- the LOC120345675 gene encoding glucose-induced degradation protein 8 homolog, which translates to MDVTMQEEKSPQNDKEKWVEEMENMHIESAIMNRLIMDYLVTEGYKEAAEKFEIEAGISASECLKGIEGRIKVRDAILKGCISEAISLINDLHPELLDDDRVLLFYLQLQQLIELIREHKTEEALEFAQTSLSERGEESPECLVDMERALALLAFEKPEESPFLDLLCPAQRHKVWSRVNAAIMEYENKESVPCLTKLIKLLIWSESQLEAKGVHYHKMNDISKGEVS; encoded by the coding sequence atggatgTGACAATGCAAGAAGAGAAATCTCCACAGAACGATAAAGAAAAATGGGTTGAAGAGATGGAAAATATGCACATTGAATCTGCTATTATGAACAGGTTAATCATGGACTATTTGGTAACAGAAGGATACAAAGAGGCTGCAGAGAAATTCGAAATTGAAGCAGGTATAAGTGCTTCGGAATGCCTGAAAGGAATCGAAGGTCGAATTAAAGTTCGAGATGCAATATTGAAAGGGTGTATATCAGAAGCAATCTCACTCATCAATGATCTGCACCCTGAGCTTTTAGATGATGACAGAGTGTTACTTTTCTATCTGCAGCTTCAGCAGTTAATTGAACTCATACGTGAACACAAAACGGAAGAAGCGTTGGAATTTGCCCAAACAAGTTTAAGTGAACGTGGTGAAGAAAGTCCAGAATGCCTTGTCGATATGGAAAGAGCTTTGGCTTTGCTGGCTTTTGAAAAGCCTGAAGAGTCGCCATTTTTGGACCTTTTATGCCCTGCACAAAGGCACAAAGTTTGGAGTCGTGTCAATGCTGCAATTATggaatatgaaaacaaagaatCTGTACCTTGCCTAACAAAATTAATAAAGCTTCTAATATGGTCTGAGTCTCAGCTTGAGGCAAAAGGAGTGCATTATCATAAGATGAATGATATTTCGAAGGGAGAAGTTTCTTAA
- the LOC120345630 gene encoding ubiquitin-like FUBI-ribosomal protein eS30 fusion protein — protein MQLFLQAEQLHCVEVDGHETVATLKHLIALREGISVDDQILSCGGRIIEDELSINDSNLQNLCTLDVSSRLLGGKVHGSLARAGKVKGQTPKVDKQEKKKQKTGRAKRRMQYNRRFVNVVPTFGRRRGPNSNS, from the exons ATGCAACTTTTTTTGCAAGCAGAACAGCTTCATTGTGTTGAGGTCGATGGCCATGAAACTGTCGCCACACTCAAACATTTGATTGCCCTTAGAGAAGGCATATCAGTTGATGATCAG ATTCTAAGCTGTGGAGGACGAATTATTGAAGATGAACTATCTATTAACGATTCCAATCTTCAGAATCTGTGTACCCTTGATGTCTCGTCAAGGCTTCTTGGAG GCAAGGTCCACGGATCCTTGGCCAGAGCTGGAAAAGTGAAAGGTCAGACCCCAAAG GTGGACAAGCAAGAAAAGAAGAAACAGAAAACTGGACGGGCTAAGAGGAGGATGCAATATAACAGGCGTTTTGTCAATGTAGTACCAACATTTGGCAGAAGGCGTGGACCTAATTCCAATTCTTAA
- the LOC120346099 gene encoding ras-related protein Rab-15-like, with product MDRDYDVLFRIMVLGDTGVGKTCLLQRFCDNEFRYSHVCTIGIDFKMKTLVMDGIRTRIQIWDTAGQERYRSITRQYFRKAQGIILTYDTTDESSFLSIRDWAEDIKEFGDKDVNIILAANKSDREDSRQVSIEAGQQLADELKIPFTEVSAYTSENVSEMFATITSLILARYKDEIITSIQERSRISSSESEHDFSEDEGIVKDLDSGKSNANGEIEKPPEYSCCNIL from the exons ATGGATAGAGATTATGATGTGTTGTTCAGGATTATGGTTTTGGGTGACACAGGAGTTGGCAAGACTTGTTTATTGCAAAGATTTTGTGACAATGAATTCAGATATAGTCATGTCTGTACGATTG GAATAGACTTCAAAATGAAGACTTTGGTTATGGATGGAATAAGAACAAGGATACAAATATG GGACACTGCTGGACAAGAGCGATATCGTAGCATCACAAGACAATATTTTCGAAAAGCACAG GGAATCATACTGACATATGATACCACCGATGAGTCTTCATTTCTCAGCATCAGGGATTGGGCAGAAGACATCAAAGAA TTTGGAGACAAAGATGTGAATATCATATTAGCAGCAAATAAAAGTGATCGAGAAGATAGTCGACAAGTTTCTATTGAAGCTGGACAGCAG CTTGCCGATGAATTAAAAATACCCTTCACCGAAGTGAGTGCTTATACAAGTGAAAATGTATCTGAAATGTTTGCCACAATAACAAGTTTAATACTAGCAAGGTACAAGGATGAAATAATCACTTCCATTCAAGAAAGGAGTCGAATATCATCATCCGAATCTGAACATGATTTCAGTGAAGATGAAGGAATAGTTAAAGACCTTGATTCAGGAAAATCAAATGCCAATGGGGAAATTGAAAAACCACCAGAGTACAGTTGCTGTAATATATTGTAA